In Candidatus Eisenbacteria bacterium, the genomic window GGTTCGTCGCCGAGTGCCGCGGCCAGGTGCGGCCCCTGATGCGCGACGCAATACTCGCAGCCATTCGTCGCAGAGACCACCACCGCGATCAGCCGCGCCTGCAGATCGCTGAGAGGCAGAGGCTCGCCGATCATGGCGCGGTAGAGCGGGTGCGTCGCCGCGAGCCCGTCGGGGTCGAGGCCGAGGGCGAGCCATACGTTCGAGACGCGACCCTGCGAGCTGCCGGCGAGAATCTGCGCATAGGTCGCGGCCAGCGGTCCGGTGGCTTCGGAGGTCGGGATCGAGCGCGTCCAGGTCACTGAGAAGCCTCCTCGATGGGGGGCGGCATGCTAGCCCGGATGGTTCAG contains:
- a CDS encoding peroxidase-related enzyme (This protein belongs to a clade of uncharacterized proteins related to peroxidases such as the alkylhydroperoxidase AhpD.); translation: MTWTRSIPTSEATGPLAATYAQILAGSSQGRVSNVWLALGLDPDGLAATHPLYRAMIGEPLPLSDLQARLIAVVVSATNGCEYCVAHQGPHLAAALGDEPLARAVALDYRTANLTARDRVLLDHCVALTCEPSERKLEDIERIREYGFDDASIVKAVEITAYYNLINRVVTGLGVELEADLAPWEFGSQK